In Chelmon rostratus isolate fCheRos1 chromosome 4, fCheRos1.pri, whole genome shotgun sequence, a genomic segment contains:
- the LOC121604971 gene encoding vitellogenin-like encodes MRVVVLALTLALVGDKIFLTAPEFPAGKTYVYKYEALLLGGLPEEGLAKAGLKVSSKVLISAVAQNYYMLKLVEPELYEYSGVWPKDPLIPATKLTSALAAQLMTPIKFEYANGAVGKMFAPEGISTMVLNVYRGILNVLQLNIKKTQNVYEMQEAGAQGVCKTLYAITEDEKAERVLLTKTRDLNHCQEKIMKDIGLAYTQTCAKCQQDSKNLRGTAAYSYILKPVASGILILEATVNELIQFSPFTEMNGAAQMQTKQSLVFLEIQRAPIVPIEAQYLHRGSLKYEFSTELLQTPIQLMKINNVQAQIVEILNHLVAHNVERVHEDAPLKFLELIQILRAARFEDLEMLWSQYRTKPAYRQWILDAIPATGTAAALRFIKEKFLADDLTVAEAAQALIASIHMVTANIEAIKLVEALAINNKIVESPVLREIVLLGYGTMISKYCVEMDVCPAELIRPIQDFLSEAVARDETQDIILFLKVLGNAGHPASLKPITKILPIHGTAAASLPIRVHADAIMALRNIAKKEPRMVQELALQIYMDKALHPELRMLACIVLFETRPAIGLVTTLANIVKTEENLQVASFTYSHMKSLTRSTAAMHASVAAACNVAVKILGPRLNRLSSCFSKAIHMDIYNNPLMLGAAASAFYINDAATILPRSVVAKTSVYLAGAAADVLEVGVRAEGLQEALLKNPAFIDNADRITKMKRVIKALSQLRSLPARTPLASFYFKLFGQEIAFANIDKAMIDQAIAFATGPSVQTLGKNVIRALLSGASYHFAKPLLATEVRRILPTAAGLPMELSLYTAAVAAAAVQFKATTTPALPENFYLSHLLKTNIQLETEIRPSIVVNTFAVMGVNTAILQSALISRAKLNSIVPAKIAARLDVTEGHFKIEALPVSVPEDVAAVHVETIAVARNIEDLPAAKITPIIPNKVFEPISREILTSKFASTASKSSEIIHQDVASARPAIMKPKAAQFEKKYCVKAAGIGLKGCFKIATENAAFIRDIALYKLAGRHTVVLSLKPIEGEVIERLEMEIQVGPKAAEKLIKQINLSEEEIVEGRPVLMKLKKILAPRLKNATSSSSSSSSSSSSSSSSHRSSSSRSSLSSRTSSSSSSRVTSKAIDIAPTSKRLHSLRRSSSSRSSRSSYASSLASLFSASSSSSRSSAHLSRQVIYRHKFQKNHKWQALTSQATSAVISRSSASSFEAIQRHNKFLGNEVAPTFAIIFRAVRADKKVQGYQLAFYLDKATARVQIILAALAADNNWKFCADGVLLSKHKVTARVGWGAECKQYDTTITAETGLVGPSPAARLRVAWNELPSAFKYYAKKYETFKGLVRDYVPAYMMTGWVKGKDENSAKQLSLTVVATSDRTLDLIWKTPTHTVYKLALHLPIALPLDELKGLTPFDSLTDKTHYLLAKAGAAECSYMRDTLTTFNSRRYKNEMPVSCYQVLAQDCTSELKFMVLLKKDHVEQNHINVKIADIDIDLYPKNTDVIVKVNGMEIPINNLPYQHPTAKIQIRPKGEGISVYAPTHGLHEVYFDKNSWKVKVVDWMKGQTCGLCGKADGEIRREYLTPNGRLTKNAASFAHSWVLPAESCRDTSECRMRLESVQLEKQVDIHGQESKCYSVEPVLRCLPGCFPVKTTAVTVGFHCLPTDSALNRPESLSNIYNNSVDLRDTAEAHLACSCTAQCA; translated from the exons ATGAGAGTGGTTGTGCTTGCCCTGACTCTGGCCCTTGTGGGTGA TAAAATTTTTCTTACAGCTCCTGAGTTTCCTGCCGGAAAGACATATGTGTACAAGTATGAGGCACTGCTCCTGGGTGGTCTGCCAGAGGAAGGCCTGGCAAAGGCCGGACTCAAAGTCAGCAGCAAAGTTCTCATCAGTGCTGTGGCCCAAAATTACTACATGCTGAAG CTTGTCGAACCTGAGCTCTATGAGTACAGTGGCGTCTGGCCTAAGGATCCTTTAATCCCAGCCACCAAGCTGACGTCAGCCCTGGCAGCCCAGCTCATGACTCCCATCAAGTTTGAGTATGCCAATGGTGCTGTCGGAAAAATGTTCGCCCCTGAGGGAATCTCCACAATGGTGCTGAATGTTTACAGAGGTATCCTGAATGTCCTTCAGCTCAACATCAAGAAGACACAGAACGTCTACGAGATGCAGGAG GCCGGAGCTCAGGGTGTGTGCAAGACCCTCTATGCCATCACTGAAGACGAAAAGGCTGAACGTGTCCTTTTGACAAAGACAAGGGATCTGAACCACTGTCAGGAGAAGATCATGAAGGACATAGGGTTGGCATACACTCAAACATGTGCGAAGTGCCAGCAG GACTCAAAGAACCTGAGAGGAACCGCAGCATACAGCTACATCTTGAAACCAGTTGCTAGTGGCATCCTGATCCTGGAGGCAACTGTTAATGAGCTGATCCAATTCTCACCTTTCACTGAGATGAATGGAGCTGCTCAGATGCAGACCAA GCAATCCTTGGTCTTCCTTGAGATTCAGAGGGCCCCTATTGTACCCATTGAAGCTCAATATCTTCACCGTGGTTCTCTTAAGTATGAGTTTTCCACTGAGCTTCTTCAGACGCCCATTCAGCTCATGAAGATTAACAATGTACAGGCCCAG ATTGTGGAAATTCTGAATCATCTGGTTGCCCACAATGTGGAGAGAGTCCATGAGGATGCCCCTCTGAAGTTTTTGGAACTCATTCAGATCCTCCGTGCAGCCCGCTTTGAAGACCTGGAAATGCTCTGGAGCCAATACAGAACCAAACCTGCTTACAG ACAGTGGATCTTGGATGCCATCCCTGCCACtggaactgctgctgctctgagattCATCAAGGAGAAATTCCTGGCTGATGACCTGACTGTTGCTGAAGCAGCTCAGGCTTTGATTGCATCTATTCACATGGTGACAGCTAACATTGAGGCAATCAAGCTGGTTGAG GCCCTGGCAATCAACAACAAAATAGTGGAAAGCCCAGTTCTGCGTGAGATTGTCCTCCTTGGCTATGGCACCATGATTTCAAAATACTGTGTTGAGATGGATGTCTGCCCTGCAGAACTCATTAGG CCCATCCAGGACTTCCTTTCAGAGGCTGTTGCTAGGGATGAGACCCAGGATATCATCCTGTTCCTGAAGGTTTTGGGTAACGCTGGTCATCCTGCTAGCCTAAAGCCAATCACAAAGATCCTGCCCATACATGGCACTGCAGCTGCATCTCTGCCAATAAGAGTCCATGCTGATGCTATCATGGCTTTGAGGAACATTGCAAAGAAGGAGCCCAGAATG GTCCAGGAACTGGCTCTTCAGATCTACATGGACAAGGCCCTTCACCCAGAGCTTCGTATGCTTGCATGCATTGTGCTGTTTGAGACAAGGCCTGCAATCGGTCTGGTGACAACTCTTGCCAACATtgtgaagacagaggagaatcTGCAAGTAGCAAGTTTCACTTATTCTCACATGAAGTCCCTGACCAGGAGCACCGCTGCTATGCATGCCTCAGT TGCTGCGGCTTGCAACGTTGCCGTCAAAATCTTGGGCCCAAGGTTGAACAGATTGAGTTCATGTTTCAGCAAAGCCATCCACATGGACATCTATAACA ACCCCTTGATGCTTGGTGCTGCTGCCAGTGCTTTCTACATCAATGATGCTGCCACCATTCTGCCCAGATCTGTTGTGGCTAAGACCAGTGTGTATCTTGCTGGAGCTGCTGCCGATGTTCTGGAg GTTGGAGTAAGAGCTGAGGGACTCCAGGAGGCTCTTCTGAAAAACCCTGCATTTATTGACAATGCTGACAGGATAACCAAAATGAAGCGCGTCATTAAGGCT CTCTCGCAGCTCAGATCTCTGCCCGCCAGAACACCTCTGGCCTCCTTCTATTTCAAATTATTCGGACAAGAAATTGCCTTTGCCAACATTGACAAAGCCATGATTGACCAGGCCATTGCG TTCGCCACCGGTCCCTCTGTTCAGACACTTGGTAAGAACGTTATCAGGGCTCTGCTGTCTGGCGCTTCCTACCACTTTGCCAAACCTCTGCTGGCTACTGAGGTGAGGCGTATCCTGCCTACTGCTGCTGGTCTTCCAATGGAGCTCAGTCTGTACACTGCTGCTGTGGCCGCCGCAGCTGTTCAAT TCAAGGCCACCACAACACCAGCTCTTCCAGAAAATTTCTATCTTTCTCACCTTCTTAAGACAAACATTCAGCTTGAGACTGAGATCAGGCCAAG CATTGTTGTGAACACATTTGCTGTGATGGGGGTAAACACGGCCATACTCCAGTCTGCCCTGATCTCAAGAGCTAAACTCAACTCCATTGTGCCCGCCAAGATCGCAGCAAGACTCGACGTCACTGAGGGCCACTTCAAGATCGAAGCTCTGCCGGTTTCTGTGCCTGAAGACGTTGCAGCTGTGCA TGTTGAGACAATTGCTGTGGCAAGAAATATTGAGGATTTACCTGCAGCAAAAATCACTCCAATCATCCCCAATAAAGTCTTTGAGCCCATCTCAAGGGAGATTCTCACATCTAAGTTTGCTTCAACTGCT TCAAAATCCTCAGAGATCATTCACCAAGATGTGGCAAGTGCCAGACCTGCCATCATGAAACCCAAAGCAGCTCAGTTTGAGAAGAAGTACTGTGTTAAAGCTGCTGGCATTGGACTAAAGGGCTGTTTCAAGATTGCCACTGAAAACGCTGCTTTCATCAGGGACATTGCCTTGTACAAACTGGCCGGAAGGCACACTGTTGTTCTTTCTCTTAAACCAA TTGAAGGGGAAGTCATTGAGAGACTGGAGATGGAAATTCAAGTAGGACCaaaggctgcagagaagctCATTAAACAGATCAATCTGAGCGAAGAAGAAATTGTTGAAGGCAGACCAGTCTTGATGAAGCTAAAGAAAATTTTAGCTCCTCGTCTGAAAAatgccacctcctcctcctcttcctcctcctcctcctcctcctccagctccagcagtcATCGTTCAAGCAGCTCTCGCTCAAGCCTGAGCTCCAGGACCTCTTCCAGTTCCTCATCTCGTGTCACCAGCAAGGCCATTGATATAGCCCCTACATCCAAAAGACTTCACAGTTTgaggcgcagcagcagcagcagaagcagcaggtcCAGCTACGCATCAAGCCTTGCATCGCTGTTCAGTGCCAGCTCAAGTTCCTCTCGCTCCAGTGCCCATCTCTCAAGG CAAGTGATATATCGCCACAAGTTCCAAAAAAACCATAAGTGGCAG GCTCTCACGTCTCAAGCCACCTCAGCAGTAATTTCCAGGAGCAGTGCCTCAAGCTTTGAGGCCATCCAAAGACAT AACAAATTCCTTGGCAATGAAGTAGCTCCTACCTTTGCCATCATCTTCCGTGCTGTCAGAGCTGACAAAAAGGTGCAGGGATATCAACTGGCATTCTACTTAGACAAAGCAACCGCCAGAGTTCAGATTATTCTGGCTGCCTTGGCTGCTGATAACAACTGGAAGTTCTGTGCCGATGGAGTTCTGCTTAGCAAGCACAAAGTCACG GCTAGAGTCGGTTGGGGAGCAGAATGCAAGCAGTATGATACCACGATCACAGCCGAGACTGGTCTTGTTGGTCCAAGCCCTGCAGCTCGCCTGAGAGTGGCCTGGAACGAACTACCTTCTGCCTTTAAATACTATGCAAAGAAGTATGAAACTTTCAAAGGACT GGTGCGTGACTACGTTCCTGCTTACATGATGACTGGCTGGGTTAAAGGAAAGGATGAAAACAGCGCCAAGCAGCTCTCACTTACAGTGGTTGCCACATCTGACAGGACCCTTGACCTCATTTGGAAAACACCAACA CATACTGTCTATAAGCTGGCTCTGCACCTTCCCATTGCTCTGCCACTTGATGAACTCAAAGGTCTCACCCCCTTTGATAGCCTTACTGATAAAACCCACTACTTGTTGGCCAAGGCTGGTGCAG CCGAATGTAGCTACATGAGAGACACACTGACCACATTCAACAGCAGGAGGTACAAGAACGAGATGCCAGTGTCTTGCTACCAAGTTCTGGCACAGGATTGCACCAGTGAGCTGAAATTCATGGTTCTGCTGAAGAAAGATCACGTTGAACAGAACCATATCAATGTGAAGATTGCTGACAT CGATATTGACCTGTACCCGAAGAACACTGACGTGATTGTGAAGGTCAATGGAATGGAAATACCCATCAACAACCTGCCATACCAGCATCCCACAG CCAAAATCCAGATCAGGCCAAAGGGTGAAGGCATCTCTGTGTACGCTCCCACCCATGGTCTTCATGAAGTCTACTTTGACAAGAACTCATGGAAG GTTAAAGTTGTGGACTGGATGAAGGGACAGACCTGTGGACTCTGTGGAAAGGCTGATGGGGAAATCAGACGGGAGTATCTCACACCCAACGGCCGTCTGACCAAGAACGCAGCCAGTTTCGCTCATTCTTGGGTTCTGCCagctgagagctgcagggaCACCTCAG AGTGCCGTATGAGGCTTGAGTCGGTGCAGCTGGAGAAGCAGGTAGACATCCATGGCCAAGAATCCAAGTGCTACTCTGTTGAGCCTGTGCTGCGCTGCCTGCCCGGATGTTTCCCCGTGAAGACCACTGCCGTCACTGTTGGCTTCCACTGCCTGCCCACTG ATTCTGCCCTGAATCGCCCAGAGAGTCTGAGCAACATCTACAATAACAGTGTGGACCTGAGGGACACAGCAGAGGCCCACTTAGCCTGCAGCTGTACTGCTCAGTGTGCTTAA
- the LOC121605762 gene encoding afadin- and alpha-actinin-binding protein-like isoform X1 encodes MPESSLEVKDICSTSVECRTSPLRQFSQSSLPLHRKSHMLTTFCTEHNVQECLSHINQEVSSLGLPPVWTESGSSSEMNVVAVLNCMYDLIQLHRRGLRTLENMEVEQLKSSSNVDYLQLTSTRLKEQLELSKRENTGLLERERQLQLKVKSLQNCLKNEKEEVQKLQNIIASRASQYNHEMKRKEREFNKLKERLNQLLVDKKEKKQAIDVLNNIGRADGKRSLWKTEKTEAKHEGEMYKTLLSDYDTRQRELLSENAELNKVLQQMKKDIVSILSSRKLTLKGEKHQDDGTQADSDEEEEVFDSSKESVELYCVHAREKLTNSIRLQWRRLKSHVERLDSQASLAQMGESKNTDAVSRETHEEEMDRLKLEIQQCKDFIQTQQQLLQQQLSSPCDEETASLLSDCYMLQEKERLREEWKTLEEQRKIFERERRNFTEAAIRLSHERKAFEEDRATWLKHQFLNLSPFADSKKPPMSKSKSAFLISETKASVVSAPEKLIKCPSDTTATPRCVPLTSPSTADLYRTLCLIPENSSTKPKRKTAEGSSILFNGNAPVQHKRWDDSEDHSSNALTKEKNSSI; translated from the exons ATGCCAGAGTCCTCCCTGG AAGTCAAGGATATTTGCAGCACCTCTGTTGAATGTAGAACATCCCCCTTGAGGCAGTTTAGCCAATCATCGCTGCCACTGCACAGAAAGTCCCACATGCTCACTACGTTCTGCACAGAGCACAACGTGCAAGAATGTCTGTCACACATCAATCAG GAGGTTTCATCTCTTGGCCTCCCACCAGTTTGGACGGAGTCAGGCAGCAGCTCGGAGATGAATGTTGTGGCTGTGCTAAATTGCATGTATGACCTGATTCAGCTGCATCGCAGGGGCCTCCGAACTCTGGAAAACATGGAAGTGGAGCAGCTTAAGTCCAGCAGCAATGTGGACTACCTACAGCTCACCAGCACCCGACTAAAA GAGCAGCTTGAATTGtccaaaagagaaaacacaggactCCTTGAGAGAGAGCGacaactgcagctgaaagtgaagAGTTTGCAAAActgcctgaaaaatgaaaaagaagag GTGCAAAAACTTCAGAACATAATTGCAAGCCGGGCCAGCCAGTATAATCATgagatgaaaaggaaagaaagagaattTAACAAACTGAAGGAGCGCTTGAATCAACTTCTGGTtgataaaaaggaaaagaaacaag CTATTGATGTATTAAACAACATTGGAAGAGCTGATGGGAAGAGAAGCCTTTGGAAAACCGAAAAGACAGAGGCAAA GCATGAGGGAGAGATGTATAAGACTCTGCTGAGCGACTATGACACTCGACAAAGGGAGTTGCTGTCAGAAAACGCAGAGTTGAATAAAGTGttgcagcaaatgaaaaaggaCATCGTGTCCATTCTAAGTTCAAGGAAACTGACGCTGAAAGGCGAAAAGCATCAAGACGATGGCACACAG GCTGActcagatgaggaagaggaagtgtttgATTCCAGCAAAGAAAGCGTTGAGCTGTATTGTGTTCACGCCCGGGAGAAGCTCACCAACAGTATTCGCCTCCAGTGGAGAAGACTCAAGAGCCATGTTGAAAGATTGGACAGCCAAG cATCTTTGGCTCAGATGGGTGAGAGTAAAAACACTGACGCTGTTTCCCGAGAGACTcatgaggaggagatggacagaCTGAAGCTGGAGATCCAGCAGTGCaaagacttcattcaaacacagcagcagcttctgcag cagcagctgagctctCCGTGCGACGAGGAGACGGCATCCCTGCTGAGCGACTGCTACATGCTGCAGGAGAAGGAGCGCCTCAGAGAGGAATGGAAGACcctggaggagcagagaaagatctttgagagggagaggagaaactTCACTGAAGCAGCGATAAGACTTAGCCATGAG AGGAAGGCCTTCGAGGAGGATCGAGCAACGTGGCTCAAGCACCAGTTTTTAAACCTGAGCCCATTTGCTGACTCAAAGAAACCCCCTATGTCAAAGTCTAAAAGTGCCTTTTTAATAT ctgaaacaaaggCGAGTGTAGTGTCGGCTCCAGAAAAGCTCATCAAATGCCCGTCTGACACAACGGCCACACCCAGATGTGTTCCACTCACATCACCATCCACAGCCGACCTGTATCGCACACTTTGCCTTATACCAGAAAACAG CTCCACCAAACCAAAGAGAAAGACTGCTGAAGGATCAAGTATCTTGTTTAATGGAAATGCTCCAGTTCAGCACAAACGGTGGGACGACAGTGAAGACCACAGCAGCAACGCACTCACAAAGGAAAAGAACAGCTCTATATGA
- the LOC121605762 gene encoding afadin- and alpha-actinin-binding protein-like isoform X2: MPESSLVKDICSTSVECRTSPLRQFSQSSLPLHRKSHMLTTFCTEHNVQECLSHINQEVSSLGLPPVWTESGSSSEMNVVAVLNCMYDLIQLHRRGLRTLENMEVEQLKSSSNVDYLQLTSTRLKEQLELSKRENTGLLERERQLQLKVKSLQNCLKNEKEEVQKLQNIIASRASQYNHEMKRKEREFNKLKERLNQLLVDKKEKKQAIDVLNNIGRADGKRSLWKTEKTEAKHEGEMYKTLLSDYDTRQRELLSENAELNKVLQQMKKDIVSILSSRKLTLKGEKHQDDGTQADSDEEEEVFDSSKESVELYCVHAREKLTNSIRLQWRRLKSHVERLDSQASLAQMGESKNTDAVSRETHEEEMDRLKLEIQQCKDFIQTQQQLLQQQLSSPCDEETASLLSDCYMLQEKERLREEWKTLEEQRKIFERERRNFTEAAIRLSHERKAFEEDRATWLKHQFLNLSPFADSKKPPMSKSKSAFLISETKASVVSAPEKLIKCPSDTTATPRCVPLTSPSTADLYRTLCLIPENSSTKPKRKTAEGSSILFNGNAPVQHKRWDDSEDHSSNALTKEKNSSI, encoded by the exons ATGCCAGAGTCCTCCCTGG TCAAGGATATTTGCAGCACCTCTGTTGAATGTAGAACATCCCCCTTGAGGCAGTTTAGCCAATCATCGCTGCCACTGCACAGAAAGTCCCACATGCTCACTACGTTCTGCACAGAGCACAACGTGCAAGAATGTCTGTCACACATCAATCAG GAGGTTTCATCTCTTGGCCTCCCACCAGTTTGGACGGAGTCAGGCAGCAGCTCGGAGATGAATGTTGTGGCTGTGCTAAATTGCATGTATGACCTGATTCAGCTGCATCGCAGGGGCCTCCGAACTCTGGAAAACATGGAAGTGGAGCAGCTTAAGTCCAGCAGCAATGTGGACTACCTACAGCTCACCAGCACCCGACTAAAA GAGCAGCTTGAATTGtccaaaagagaaaacacaggactCCTTGAGAGAGAGCGacaactgcagctgaaagtgaagAGTTTGCAAAActgcctgaaaaatgaaaaagaagag GTGCAAAAACTTCAGAACATAATTGCAAGCCGGGCCAGCCAGTATAATCATgagatgaaaaggaaagaaagagaattTAACAAACTGAAGGAGCGCTTGAATCAACTTCTGGTtgataaaaaggaaaagaaacaag CTATTGATGTATTAAACAACATTGGAAGAGCTGATGGGAAGAGAAGCCTTTGGAAAACCGAAAAGACAGAGGCAAA GCATGAGGGAGAGATGTATAAGACTCTGCTGAGCGACTATGACACTCGACAAAGGGAGTTGCTGTCAGAAAACGCAGAGTTGAATAAAGTGttgcagcaaatgaaaaaggaCATCGTGTCCATTCTAAGTTCAAGGAAACTGACGCTGAAAGGCGAAAAGCATCAAGACGATGGCACACAG GCTGActcagatgaggaagaggaagtgtttgATTCCAGCAAAGAAAGCGTTGAGCTGTATTGTGTTCACGCCCGGGAGAAGCTCACCAACAGTATTCGCCTCCAGTGGAGAAGACTCAAGAGCCATGTTGAAAGATTGGACAGCCAAG cATCTTTGGCTCAGATGGGTGAGAGTAAAAACACTGACGCTGTTTCCCGAGAGACTcatgaggaggagatggacagaCTGAAGCTGGAGATCCAGCAGTGCaaagacttcattcaaacacagcagcagcttctgcag cagcagctgagctctCCGTGCGACGAGGAGACGGCATCCCTGCTGAGCGACTGCTACATGCTGCAGGAGAAGGAGCGCCTCAGAGAGGAATGGAAGACcctggaggagcagagaaagatctttgagagggagaggagaaactTCACTGAAGCAGCGATAAGACTTAGCCATGAG AGGAAGGCCTTCGAGGAGGATCGAGCAACGTGGCTCAAGCACCAGTTTTTAAACCTGAGCCCATTTGCTGACTCAAAGAAACCCCCTATGTCAAAGTCTAAAAGTGCCTTTTTAATAT ctgaaacaaaggCGAGTGTAGTGTCGGCTCCAGAAAAGCTCATCAAATGCCCGTCTGACACAACGGCCACACCCAGATGTGTTCCACTCACATCACCATCCACAGCCGACCTGTATCGCACACTTTGCCTTATACCAGAAAACAG CTCCACCAAACCAAAGAGAAAGACTGCTGAAGGATCAAGTATCTTGTTTAATGGAAATGCTCCAGTTCAGCACAAACGGTGGGACGACAGTGAAGACCACAGCAGCAACGCACTCACAAAGGAAAAGAACAGCTCTATATGA